One window from the genome of Echinicola vietnamensis DSM 17526 encodes:
- a CDS encoding transposase, whose protein sequence is MKVFEFAPEAGAFLRSFLIHILPKGFTRIRHCGNLASVF, encoded by the coding sequence TTGAAGGTTTTCGAATTCGCCCCAGAAGCAGGAGCATTCCTCAGGAGTTTCTTAATCCATATCCTCCCCAAGGGATTTACCCGCATCCGGCATTGCGGCAACCTGGCCTCGGTCTTTTAA
- the gldC gene encoding gliding motility protein GldC, giving the protein MKNSEIKFNIDLDEKNLPKTITWDATDKESEGAEQTKSISLNVWDNLNHSTLRIDLWTDDMSVVEMKRFYIDILGGMGQTILNSTGDEYMSEEIKELCDRLVKHVNEENNKTK; this is encoded by the coding sequence ATGAAAAATTCAGAGATAAAGTTCAACATCGACTTGGACGAAAAGAACCTACCGAAAACCATTACCTGGGACGCTACGGACAAAGAAAGTGAAGGTGCGGAACAAACCAAAAGCATTAGCCTTAACGTTTGGGACAACCTGAACCACAGCACCCTCAGGATTGACCTTTGGACAGATGATATGTCCGTGGTAGAGATGAAGCGGTTTTACATCGATATATTGGGAGGCATGGGCCAGACCATCCTTAACAGCACTGGCGACGAATACATGTCAGAAGAAATCAAGGAACTTTGTGATCGATTGGTAAAACACGTCAACGAAGAAAACAACAAGACGAAGTAA
- a CDS encoding metalloregulator ArsR/SmtB family transcription factor: MKRRRDPFQAIADPTRRAILVLLAAQAMTAGAIAENFDAARPTISKHLLVLQECELIDSNQKGREIIYEIKLDKMKEIDHWLQQFRKIWESRFDQLDNLLSHLNHKKP, from the coding sequence ATGAAACGAAGACGTGACCCATTTCAAGCCATCGCCGATCCCACCAGAAGGGCCATATTGGTGCTTTTGGCGGCACAGGCCATGACCGCAGGTGCCATTGCTGAAAACTTCGATGCAGCACGTCCAACCATTTCCAAGCATCTCCTCGTGCTTCAAGAATGTGAACTCATCGATTCAAACCAAAAAGGCAGGGAGATCATTTATGAAATAAAGCTGGACAAAATGAAGGAAATCGATCATTGGCTGCAACAGTTTAGAAAAATCTGGGAAAGCCGCTTTGACCAATTGGACAACTTATTATCTCACCTCAACCATAAAAAACCATGA
- the tnpB gene encoding IS66 family insertion sequence element accessory protein TnpB (TnpB, as the term is used for proteins encoded by IS66 family insertion elements, is considered an accessory protein, since TnpC, encoded by a neighboring gene, is a DDE family transposase.), with translation MFSLGSHHQYFLYRSPVDMRKGFNGLSGIVTNELDRDPVSGEVFVFVNRHRNLIKLLHWEKGGFVVYYKRLEKGTFLLPEDRGDGVLDWPELVLMVAGIQVEGYRQRPRYIPG, from the coding sequence ATGTTTTCGCTGGGCTCCCACCACCAATATTTCCTGTACCGCAGCCCGGTTGACATGCGCAAAGGGTTCAACGGGCTTTCCGGGATCGTCACCAATGAACTGGACCGTGACCCGGTCTCCGGGGAAGTGTTCGTCTTTGTCAACCGCCACCGCAACCTGATCAAACTCCTGCACTGGGAGAAGGGCGGTTTCGTGGTCTATTACAAACGATTGGAAAAAGGCACTTTCCTGCTCCCGGAGGACAGGGGTGACGGCGTGCTGGATTGGCCCGAACTGGTGCTGATGGTCGCGGGCATCCAGGTGGAAGGCTACCGGCAGCGTCCCCGGTATATCCCCGGTTGA
- a CDS encoding SRPBCC family protein, whose product MKTKLAFDFLVNRKTNTMTIKKEFEASRQLVWDCFTKSDLLDQWFAPEPYRAKTKHMDFTEGGYWLFAMISPEGEKYWSRLDFKEIKPIDHYTANDVFCDEEGKASPDLPEGHWKTHFTNSAETTTVKILISYHSLEDLEVVVKMGMQEGLTQTLEQLEKLLKTLSN is encoded by the coding sequence ATGAAAACGAAACTTGCATTTGATTTTCTTGTGAACAGGAAAACCAATACGATGACCATTAAAAAGGAATTTGAAGCCAGTCGCCAGCTGGTGTGGGACTGTTTTACGAAAAGTGATCTGTTGGATCAGTGGTTTGCGCCGGAACCTTACCGAGCGAAGACCAAGCACATGGATTTCACCGAAGGAGGATATTGGCTTTTTGCCATGATTAGCCCAGAGGGCGAAAAATACTGGAGCCGTTTAGACTTCAAAGAAATCAAACCGATCGACCATTATACCGCAAATGATGTTTTCTGTGATGAAGAAGGCAAAGCATCTCCTGATCTTCCAGAAGGACACTGGAAAACCCATTTTACCAATTCGGCGGAGACCACCACCGTGAAAATCCTGATCAGTTACCATTCACTTGAAGACTTGGAAGTGGTCGTCAAGATGGGCATGCAAGAAGGACTTACCCAAACACTGGAACAGTTGGAAAAACTCCTGAAAACCCTTTCCAATTAA
- a CDS encoding beta/gamma crystallin-related protein, giving the protein MAVTIFKLEDYAGSTVELEKGQYPTVSIGNNEMSSIKITPGCYAHFYLDTGFRGRYLVLFEGEYPNLPNWNNKISSIEVFEHDAKINPLVTFYEHKNFTGYRQNLAGTGQDTSFDFPFFKNDEIGSLKVPEGAQVILYKDSRLRGASLELGPGDHYDLSIYGFNNCVSSVQIIRPDLELIGIEYTNEVMVPNGSPIGIATSTNNATDIPQNTILTLSKELSKSTTRSWSNSTMIGISKSTTTSVGVSKGPISAEVSQTITSTLENTFTIGKEETKSENITFSKQVNMTIPPRCVGQAKVILEPKKYKVNAIYTFLVKGTDNKFYQNVEIEVDDYAHGEAEISAWPIPAETEKVAS; this is encoded by the coding sequence ATGGCAGTAACAATTTTTAAACTCGAAGATTATGCTGGGTCAACAGTCGAACTCGAAAAAGGGCAATATCCTACCGTCAGCATAGGAAATAACGAAATGAGTTCCATAAAAATCACACCTGGATGCTATGCCCATTTCTATTTGGACACAGGCTTTCGAGGCAGGTACTTGGTGCTTTTTGAAGGAGAATACCCCAACCTCCCAAATTGGAATAACAAAATCAGTTCGATAGAAGTCTTCGAACATGATGCTAAGATCAACCCCTTAGTAACGTTTTATGAGCACAAAAACTTCACAGGCTATCGCCAAAACCTTGCCGGGACCGGTCAAGACACCAGTTTTGATTTTCCGTTCTTTAAGAATGACGAAATAGGATCACTGAAGGTACCAGAAGGAGCCCAGGTAATCTTGTACAAGGACTCTAGGCTTAGAGGTGCTTCCTTGGAGCTGGGACCTGGAGACCATTATGATTTATCCATTTATGGCTTTAACAACTGTGTGTCCAGTGTGCAAATCATCCGACCAGACTTGGAACTGATCGGAATAGAATATACCAATGAGGTCATGGTGCCAAATGGAAGTCCTATCGGCATAGCCACTTCTACCAATAATGCTACCGACATTCCTCAAAACACCATTCTGACCCTGTCAAAAGAACTCTCCAAATCCACCACACGTTCATGGAGCAATTCCACCATGATTGGAATCTCTAAAAGCACTACAACCAGCGTGGGCGTATCAAAAGGACCTATATCCGCTGAAGTATCCCAAACCATTACTTCCACCCTGGAAAACACCTTTACCATTGGTAAGGAAGAGACCAAATCCGAAAACATTACCTTTTCCAAGCAGGTAAACATGACCATTCCTCCAAGGTGTGTAGGGCAAGCGAAGGTAATTCTGGAGCCAAAAAAATATAAGGTAAATGCAATCTACACATTTTTGGTAAAAGGAACCGATAATAAGTTTTACCAAAATGTAGAAATAGAGGTAGATGACTATGCCCATGGTGAGGCAGAAATAAGTGCCTGGCCAATACCGGCAGAAACTGAAAAAGTAGCTTCTTAG
- a CDS encoding sugar O-acetyltransferase: MKTEMEKMMAGEPYDAHCEDMIRIRTRVKRILHKLNVTEYYTDKFQATINELCPNSAKDLHLEPPFHCDYGQNIHAGEGVFINFDAVILDGAKVTIGRKTLLAPGVHIYTARHPLNVEERREWEDCRPVTIGEECWIGGHVTICPGVTIGDRAVIGAGAVVTKDIPADSLAVGNPAKVIKTLNEKDHKTTYKT; encoded by the coding sequence ATGAAAACTGAAATGGAAAAAATGATGGCAGGCGAGCCCTATGATGCGCACTGTGAGGACATGATCCGTATCCGCACAAGAGTCAAGCGCATCCTGCACAAGCTCAATGTCACCGAGTATTATACAGACAAGTTTCAGGCGACCATCAACGAACTGTGTCCCAATTCAGCCAAAGACCTTCATCTTGAGCCTCCATTTCACTGTGATTATGGACAGAATATCCATGCCGGTGAAGGTGTTTTCATCAATTTTGATGCAGTTATTTTAGATGGTGCCAAGGTGACCATTGGCAGAAAGACGCTGCTCGCTCCGGGTGTACATATTTATACGGCAAGGCATCCCCTAAATGTGGAAGAAAGAAGGGAATGGGAAGACTGTCGTCCCGTTACCATCGGTGAGGAATGCTGGATCGGCGGCCATGTCACCATCTGTCCGGGGGTGACGATTGGCGATCGTGCGGTCATAGGAGCGGGAGCCGTCGTGACCAAGGACATTCCCGCGGATAGTCTGGCGGTGGGCAATCCTGCCAAAGTCATCAAAACACTGAATGAAAAAGACCACAAAACCACTTACAAGACCTAA
- the tnpA gene encoding IS66 family insertion sequence element accessory protein TnpA, with the protein MEKAKVMNLQEEMAALVKEYKSSGLTQKSFSARKGIGYPKFNYWYRKLAGEQVREPTGFLPVRTQGSSVPAEAVEVVYPNGVKLRVPSEDLSLLSNLIRLY; encoded by the coding sequence GTGGAAAAAGCAAAAGTGATGAACCTACAAGAAGAAATGGCCGCCCTTGTCAAAGAGTACAAGAGCAGCGGTCTGACGCAGAAATCCTTCAGTGCGCGAAAGGGGATCGGTTATCCCAAGTTCAATTATTGGTACCGAAAGCTGGCGGGGGAACAGGTCCGGGAACCCACTGGTTTTCTACCGGTCCGTACCCAGGGCAGCAGTGTTCCTGCAGAGGCGGTGGAAGTGGTGTACCCGAACGGGGTAAAGCTGCGGGTGCCGTCCGAGGACCTATCGCTGTTGTCCAACCTGATCAGGCTGTACTGA
- a CDS encoding AraC family transcriptional regulator, protein MDYQTYEPHIDLKSLVSCYWTLEVPMQNEPQKQRIVPDGCIEMAFILGDDIKRYTSENKFILQPRAMVLGQTVEPFFIEPTGFVKTFAIRFYPYGFANFVYKPIPNLVNKETPLNQLFEVETVTDLEQKIIKAKNTEERINIIEKFLLDKLNDEKTINAIVKNTVDSLLSTNGKASITSIFKDEPSKRRQLERNFKKQIGLSPKKLGKLIRLQTALKMLLNQQSENLTDIAHNSEYFDQAHFIKDFREFTGINPKEFIAHESFALSALFYK, encoded by the coding sequence ATGGATTATCAAACATACGAACCACATATAGACTTAAAATCGCTTGTGAGTTGTTATTGGACTTTGGAAGTACCAATGCAAAACGAACCGCAAAAACAACGAATCGTACCGGATGGCTGTATTGAAATGGCATTTATTCTCGGAGACGATATAAAACGGTACACTTCCGAAAATAAATTTATACTACAACCTCGTGCAATGGTGCTCGGACAAACAGTTGAACCTTTTTTCATTGAGCCAACAGGATTTGTCAAAACATTTGCTATTCGATTTTATCCTTATGGATTTGCCAACTTTGTATATAAACCAATCCCAAATTTGGTAAATAAAGAAACACCATTAAATCAACTTTTTGAAGTAGAAACAGTAACTGATTTAGAGCAAAAAATAATCAAAGCAAAAAACACGGAAGAGCGAATAAACATTATCGAAAAATTTCTTTTGGACAAGCTTAATGATGAAAAAACGATTAATGCAATTGTAAAAAACACCGTAGATTCCTTGTTATCGACAAACGGAAAAGCTTCAATAACCTCAATTTTTAAAGATGAACCTTCAAAACGAAGACAACTCGAAAGAAACTTCAAAAAACAAATTGGTTTAAGCCCTAAAAAATTAGGAAAGCTAATTCGCCTACAAACTGCTTTAAAAATGTTACTCAACCAACAGTCGGAAAACCTGACCGACATTGCCCATAACAGTGAATATTTTGACCAGGCACATTTTATAAAAGACTTTAGAGAGTTTACAGGAATAAACCCCAAAGAGTTTATTGCTCACGAAAGTTTTGCTCTTTCAGCCCTTTTTTATAAATAA
- a CDS encoding VOC family protein codes for MKEKNFIAIIALTFGIMSCRNENSSTPDHRPTQETNTKSINNMSSYISIFEIPATDISRAINFYKEILVVDIEKLEFPEMEMGLFPYQDQMVTGVIMKGEGYEPSANGVTIYLNGGDNLQTILDKVENNGGKIIVPKTPHTDESGFFAIFHDSEGNKIGLHSPN; via the coding sequence ATGAAAGAAAAAAATTTTATCGCAATTATTGCCTTAACATTCGGTATTATGTCTTGTAGAAACGAAAATTCTTCAACTCCCGACCACAGGCCCACCCAAGAAACAAATACAAAAAGCATAAATAATATGAGCAGTTACATCTCAATTTTTGAAATTCCTGCAACGGACATTTCACGAGCCATCAACTTTTACAAAGAAATTTTAGTAGTGGATATTGAAAAATTAGAATTTCCAGAAATGGAAATGGGCCTGTTCCCTTACCAAGACCAGATGGTAACAGGAGTTATTATGAAAGGTGAAGGTTACGAACCTTCTGCCAACGGAGTAACTATTTACCTGAATGGAGGAGATAATTTGCAAACCATTCTTGATAAAGTAGAAAACAACGGTGGAAAAATTATTGTTCCTAAAACACCTCACACAGACGAAAGTGGATTTTTTGCTATTTTTCACGACTCGGAGGGAAACAAAATCGGACTTCATTCGCCAAATTAG
- a CDS encoding DUF2200 domain-containing protein — protein MKTSDKQHERIANMTFASVYPHYLTKVTKKGRTKEELHQVITWLTGFHNEDIQQLIEEKVTFKEFFDQATLHPNAPLIKGVICGYRVEEIENPLTRQLRYLDKLVDELAKGKKMEKILRER, from the coding sequence ATGAAAACCTCTGACAAACAGCACGAACGTATCGCCAACATGACCTTTGCCTCGGTTTATCCCCATTACCTCACCAAAGTAACTAAAAAAGGCAGGACCAAGGAAGAGCTCCACCAAGTCATCACTTGGCTTACTGGCTTCCATAATGAGGATATACAGCAACTAATCGAAGAAAAGGTAACCTTTAAAGAGTTCTTTGATCAGGCCACTCTCCATCCCAATGCCCCTTTGATCAAAGGCGTCATCTGTGGCTACCGGGTGGAAGAAATCGAAAATCCGCTCACCCGGCAGCTGCGGTATTTGGACAAATTGGTAGATGAATTGGCTAAAGGCAAAAAAATGGAAAAAATACTGCGCGAGCGTTGA
- a CDS encoding DUF2147 domain-containing protein translates to MKRIYNILIIGFLTQLIVVGTVEAQQDKIEGEWFTTDEQAKIAIFRGKEGYNGKVIWLADMEEGAEAPLDTENEDPSLRERSILGLNILEGLAYEDGEWVDGELYDPESGKIYRCLARFKRDEDQLEVRGYLGMPAFGKSVLWERVK, encoded by the coding sequence ATGAAAAGAATTTATAACATACTGATAATTGGTTTTTTAACCCAATTGATAGTGGTGGGAACCGTTGAGGCCCAGCAAGATAAAATAGAAGGAGAGTGGTTCACCACGGATGAGCAGGCGAAGATAGCGATCTTCAGAGGAAAGGAAGGATACAATGGAAAGGTCATTTGGCTGGCAGACATGGAGGAAGGAGCCGAGGCTCCTCTGGATACGGAAAATGAAGATCCATCGCTGCGAGAAAGGTCGATTTTAGGCCTCAATATCCTGGAAGGACTAGCTTATGAGGATGGCGAATGGGTGGATGGAGAGCTGTATGACCCGGAAAGCGGGAAGATTTATCGGTGTTTGGCGCGGTTTAAGCGGGATGAGGACCAATTAGAGGTTCGCGGGTATTTGGGCATGCCGGCTTTTGGCAAATCGGTTTTGTGGGAACGGGTAAAGTAA
- a CDS encoding DUF5694 domain-containing protein translates to MKHCNLISKLTIISLLVVFFSCNDISNKKEKPTTEKKNLPKVAILGMLHFTSKNNTVNQKFTEVKSEKRQAEIKILIESLKKFNPTKIAVERPYRSEEALNEKYTSYLNGTYELTEEETDQIAFRLARELNHKRLFLAYSPVQYAFDSTVAFAERNGQSKLIDAIIENATELAKEYDKIASNGTIQDAVYYLNTDRAINKNHFGYILLSQIGNEKNKIGAETVGDWYKSNIKIFDNIRQLADSNTERILVIYGQGHLKILNQLIKDTPELELVKVNKYLK, encoded by the coding sequence ATGAAACATTGTAATTTAATTTCAAAATTGACTATTATTTCGCTTCTCGTTGTGTTTTTCTCTTGCAATGATATTTCAAATAAAAAAGAAAAACCAACCACAGAAAAAAAGAACTTGCCTAAAGTAGCAATATTGGGAATGTTACACTTCACTTCAAAAAACAATACAGTAAATCAAAAGTTCACCGAAGTTAAAAGCGAGAAAAGACAAGCAGAAATTAAAATATTAATTGAATCACTTAAAAAATTCAATCCTACAAAAATAGCCGTGGAACGACCTTATCGCTCGGAGGAAGCACTCAACGAAAAGTATACAAGTTATTTAAACGGTACATATGAACTGACCGAGGAAGAGACCGACCAAATTGCTTTTCGTTTGGCAAGAGAATTAAACCATAAACGTTTATTTTTAGCATATTCCCCTGTCCAATATGCTTTTGACTCGACTGTTGCCTTTGCTGAACGGAATGGCCAATCCAAACTGATAGACGCAATTATAGAAAATGCTACGGAACTGGCGAAGGAATATGATAAAATTGCTTCGAACGGTACTATTCAAGATGCAGTCTACTACCTTAATACCGACAGAGCAATAAATAAAAATCATTTTGGCTATATTCTATTAAGTCAAATAGGAAATGAGAAAAATAAAATTGGAGCAGAAACTGTTGGAGACTGGTACAAGTCAAACATTAAAATTTTCGATAATATTAGACAACTTGCTGATTCAAATACAGAAAGGATTTTAGTGATTTATGGACAAGGACATCTAAAAATATTGAATCAACTCATAAAAGACACACCCGAATTAGAACTTGTTAAAGTTAATAAATATTTAAAATAA
- a CDS encoding serine hydrolase domain-containing protein, producing MIKNKKAKSIVRIVLLVGTVISLFFVPWILVKAWVLPLPDTVQEQVDEAIGHGFDGMIVYVDQAGKQPQFYTGGWKDRENKIPADPTSLFKIASISKLYTAVAATKLVKEKHLSFGKMLTDYLPELRGRIENAEEITLKMMIQHRSGIPNFTNNPAFWENEEENGKNALDFALDLPASFKPGKGYEYSNTNYLLLRMILDKVLGYNHHEYIKEKILKPLELNNTFFSINDVNLDDVMSGYYVGIEEDFKARDNGMLATAEDVAIFIRALNNGSVFEEGEQEIYPYEYNHGGLVVGYQSLAEYHKDIDAVVVQFINTTDFEGYEWNLSEITINRIVSIIRKKIH from the coding sequence ATGATAAAAAACAAAAAAGCGAAATCGATTGTACGCATTGTATTGCTTGTCGGTACGGTAATATCGTTGTTCTTTGTGCCATGGATTTTGGTAAAGGCATGGGTTTTACCGTTGCCTGATACGGTTCAAGAACAAGTAGATGAAGCCATCGGACACGGATTTGATGGAATGATTGTTTATGTGGACCAAGCAGGAAAACAACCCCAATTTTATACAGGTGGGTGGAAAGACAGAGAAAATAAAATTCCAGCCGACCCAACATCTCTCTTCAAAATTGCCAGCATTAGCAAGTTATATACTGCAGTGGCTGCTACAAAATTGGTGAAAGAAAAACACTTGTCTTTTGGTAAAATGCTTACTGATTATCTTCCAGAGCTTAGAGGTAGAATTGAAAATGCGGAAGAAATCACCCTAAAGATGATGATTCAGCATCGGTCTGGAATTCCAAATTTCACCAATAATCCAGCGTTTTGGGAAAACGAAGAAGAAAATGGTAAAAACGCCTTAGATTTTGCTTTAGACTTACCTGCCAGTTTTAAACCAGGCAAGGGATATGAATATTCCAATACGAATTATTTGTTGCTTCGTATGATTTTGGATAAGGTTTTGGGATACAATCATCACGAATATATCAAAGAAAAAATCTTAAAACCTTTAGAACTAAACAACACTTTTTTTTCGATTAACGATGTCAATTTAGATGATGTAATGAGCGGTTATTACGTAGGAATTGAAGAAGACTTTAAGGCACGTGATAATGGAATGTTGGCAACAGCAGAAGACGTTGCCATCTTTATTAGAGCCTTAAATAATGGGTCGGTGTTTGAAGAAGGAGAACAAGAAATCTATCCTTACGAATATAATCACGGCGGTTTAGTGGTTGGTTACCAAAGCTTGGCAGAATACCACAAAGATATAGATGCGGTGGTTGTTCAGTTTATCAACACAACAGATTTTGAAGGCTATGAGTGGAATTTATCAGAAATTACCATTAACCGAATTGTATCAATCATTAGGAAAAAAATTCACTAA